The Paludisphaera rhizosphaerae genome has a window encoding:
- a CDS encoding PSD1 and planctomycete cytochrome C domain-containing protein translates to MLTTGPLRRLLALSASLALAAAFPAAGAKAAEDASAKDAKPSPEAVAFFETSVRPVLVESCQKCHGPEKQKADFRVDSREAILRGGSLGPAVVPGKPGESPLVQALAHAEGEELKMPPAGKLAAPAIQALTRWVEMGAPWGEASGSTASSSVDAARDHWAFRPLQTTPLPEVRDHSWVKSPIDARILAKLEQEGITPSPAVDRRTLLRRATIDLLGVPPTIDEIRAFENDPAPDAFAKVVDRLLASPMYGERWGRHWLDVARYADTKGYVFQEERKYPYAFTYRDYVIDAFNADMPFNRFILEQLAADRLPADGDASRLAAMGFLTVGRRFLQDKNEIIDDRIDLVGRGLLGLTVACARCHDHKFDPIPTEDYYSLYGVFASSLEPTELPRLDGGSTAEGAQTKEAEAKLAAAKKDVDDYKAARRAEIVEDLRARGSLYVKAAYDIDFDPRAAGAEDRAKRDDLSSNRLRVASRIWKAKLDAAAADADPVLAPWRLFRALPRDAFSAKSPEVLATLDRRVQEKPGSIHPLLIEALKRANPTEMSQVIACYTGLLAGLEERLKAAGDKKNDPLPEADWESFRKAIHGDGGPLTPAGDDKGLLDRAQRTALQKLENKVVQIDATLAGRIRRAMVMNDAPKPSDTRVFMRGNPGRPGKVAPRQFLRVLSGPDRKPFSDGSGRLELAQAIIGQAAPLTARVIVNRVWRWHFGEGLVESPSDFGLRADPPSHPELLDDLAAGFIADGWSIKKLHRRIMLSNAYQQASVLRPDCQQKDARNRWVWRFNRQRLDFEALRDSILFVSGSLDEAKGGQSVAFDGTSSPPRRTVYGFIDRQNMDGVYRAFDFAIPDATNPKRFVTTVPQQALFLMNSPFVQSQAKRLSEAVDSADRAVAVRTLYERVLGRHPDAREAELALAFLDRPAAKDGPATSPLAQLAQVLMLTNEFLYVD, encoded by the coding sequence ATGCTGACCACCGGCCCGCTCCGCCGACTCCTGGCTTTATCAGCGTCATTGGCACTTGCCGCGGCCTTCCCGGCGGCCGGCGCGAAAGCCGCGGAGGATGCATCGGCCAAGGACGCGAAGCCTTCGCCGGAGGCAGTCGCGTTCTTCGAGACGTCGGTACGGCCGGTCCTGGTCGAATCCTGCCAGAAGTGCCACGGCCCCGAGAAGCAGAAGGCCGACTTCCGCGTGGACAGCCGCGAGGCGATTCTCAGAGGCGGATCGCTGGGGCCGGCCGTCGTCCCCGGAAAGCCCGGTGAGTCCCCGCTGGTTCAGGCCCTGGCTCACGCCGAGGGTGAGGAACTGAAGATGCCCCCCGCCGGTAAGCTGGCGGCCCCGGCGATTCAGGCTCTCACGCGGTGGGTTGAAATGGGGGCGCCCTGGGGCGAGGCGTCGGGTTCCACCGCTTCATCATCCGTCGACGCCGCCCGCGACCACTGGGCGTTTCGTCCGTTGCAGACGACGCCGCTTCCCGAGGTCCGCGACCATTCCTGGGTGAAGTCGCCGATCGACGCTCGGATCCTGGCGAAACTGGAGCAGGAGGGGATAACCCCTTCTCCCGCCGTCGACCGTCGGACGCTCCTTCGTCGCGCGACGATCGACCTGCTGGGAGTTCCCCCGACGATCGATGAGATTCGAGCCTTTGAGAACGACCCCGCCCCCGACGCTTTTGCGAAGGTCGTCGACCGTTTGCTGGCATCCCCCATGTACGGCGAGCGTTGGGGGAGGCACTGGCTGGACGTCGCCCGCTACGCCGACACCAAGGGGTATGTCTTCCAGGAGGAACGCAAGTATCCCTACGCGTTCACTTATCGCGACTATGTGATCGACGCGTTCAACGCCGATATGCCGTTCAATCGGTTCATCCTCGAGCAACTCGCCGCCGATCGGTTGCCGGCGGACGGCGACGCCAGTCGGCTGGCGGCGATGGGGTTCCTGACCGTCGGGAGACGGTTCCTTCAGGACAAGAACGAGATCATCGACGACCGGATCGACCTCGTCGGACGCGGTTTGCTTGGCCTCACCGTCGCCTGCGCTCGGTGCCATGACCACAAGTTCGACCCGATCCCGACCGAGGACTACTACTCCCTCTATGGCGTTTTCGCCAGCTCGCTCGAGCCGACGGAACTTCCTCGGCTAGATGGAGGCTCGACCGCGGAAGGGGCCCAGACCAAAGAGGCCGAAGCGAAGCTCGCGGCTGCGAAGAAGGACGTCGACGATTACAAGGCCGCCCGTCGCGCCGAGATCGTCGAGGATCTGCGGGCGCGCGGGTCGCTTTACGTCAAAGCCGCCTACGACATCGACTTCGATCCACGCGCGGCGGGAGCCGAGGACCGCGCGAAACGCGACGATCTGTCATCAAACCGGCTCCGCGTGGCCTCTCGCATCTGGAAGGCGAAACTCGACGCCGCCGCGGCCGACGCCGACCCGGTGCTGGCCCCCTGGCGGTTGTTTCGGGCCTTGCCCAGAGACGCCTTCTCGGCTAAGTCGCCCGAGGTTCTCGCGACGCTCGACCGGCGCGTACAGGAGAAGCCTGGGTCGATCCACCCGCTTCTGATCGAGGCGTTGAAGCGAGCCAATCCGACCGAGATGAGCCAGGTCATCGCTTGCTACACGGGGTTGCTCGCGGGGCTGGAGGAGCGTCTGAAGGCGGCCGGCGACAAGAAGAACGATCCGCTCCCCGAGGCCGACTGGGAATCCTTCCGCAAGGCGATCCACGGCGACGGGGGACCTCTTACCCCGGCGGGCGACGATAAGGGACTTCTGGACCGAGCCCAGCGAACAGCGCTCCAGAAGCTCGAAAACAAGGTCGTGCAGATCGACGCGACCCTGGCCGGTCGGATCCGCCGCGCAATGGTGATGAACGACGCTCCCAAGCCCTCGGATACGCGGGTTTTCATGCGAGGGAATCCTGGTCGTCCCGGCAAGGTCGCCCCTCGACAGTTCCTGCGAGTGCTGAGCGGACCCGATCGGAAACCCTTCAGCGACGGCAGCGGCCGGCTGGAACTGGCGCAGGCGATCATCGGTCAGGCGGCGCCTTTGACGGCTCGGGTGATCGTGAATCGGGTCTGGCGCTGGCACTTCGGCGAGGGGCTCGTTGAGAGCCCCAGCGATTTTGGTCTCCGGGCCGATCCGCCGTCGCATCCCGAACTGCTGGACGACCTCGCGGCGGGTTTCATCGCCGACGGTTGGTCGATCAAGAAGCTGCACCGTCGCATCATGCTCTCGAACGCCTATCAGCAGGCAAGCGTCCTTCGACCCGACTGCCAGCAGAAGGACGCTCGCAATCGGTGGGTTTGGCGGTTCAACCGCCAACGACTGGACTTCGAGGCGCTCCGGGACTCGATCCTGTTCGTCTCCGGTTCTCTCGACGAGGCCAAGGGGGGCCAGTCGGTGGCCTTCGACGGCACGTCCAGCCCGCCTCGGCGAACGGTTTACGGGTTCATTGACCGCCAGAACATGGACGGCGTCTACCGAGCGTTCGACTTCGCCATCCCTGACGCCACCAACCCCAAGCGGTTCGTCACGACGGTCCCCCAGCAGGCCCTCTTCTTGATGAACAGTCCGTTCGTCCAATCCCAGGCCAAACGGCTATCCGAGGCCGTGGATTCGGCGGATCGAGCGGTCGCTGTGCGAACGCTCTACGAGCGGGTTCTCGGGCGCCATCCCGATGCTCGCGAGGCCGAGTTGGCGTTGGCGTTCCTCGATCGCCCAGCGGCGAAGGACGGGCCTGCCACGTCCCCGTTGGCGCAGCTCGCCCAGGTTCTGATGCTCACGAACGAATTCCTTTACGTCGACTGA
- a CDS encoding efflux RND transporter permease subunit, with the protein MFTRFFIDRPIFASVISIVITLAGGLALYSLPVAMFPQIAPPTVMVTCQYPGANAQVVADTVAAPIEQKVNGVDEMMYMSSQSTNDGNYTLTVTFKQGIDLNLAQVLVQNRVALATPMLPDVIKATGVTVRKRSPDILLSIGIYSPNGRYDQLYLSNYALMHVREELARVPGISDVNVLGTRNYSMRIWLDPDKLAIRGLNAGDVVAALREQNMQVAAGSVGRLPSDSGQSTQFTIDTLGRMNEVDQFGAVIVRRTGDGRLVRIRDLGEIEMGARSLDIDSEINGMPVANMAIFMLPDSNALETADVVRAKIEELKKDFPEGVDYMIRYDTTPFIRESIQEVFKTLLDSVVLVALVVLLFLQNWRSALIPLVAVPVGIVGTFAVMLALGFSLNNLTLFGLVLAIGIVVDDAIVVVESVEHHIEHGMTPRAATIQAMSEVSTPVIAVGLVLTAVFVPCAFIAGVTGQFFRQFALTIASSTILSTINSLTLSPALAAMLLKPREKGEYQALPRLVLACLGAWLGYTILGPRLTPYLERVEAQVQSRASVFDGAHELMSRLGATPEQTALILGGLIGAVVLWLLSGVINRFLGGFFAIFNRGFVATAGLYSRLVGGLLRVFLLVFVVYAGLMFLTYDTFIKTPRGFVPSQDMGYMLANVQLPDSASLERTRTALRKIAKIAGKEPGVASTVAITGQSLLLSAFGSNFGTMFITLDEFGKRKSDDLYYEAIMNRLRGKLSAAVPEAQVSIFGPPPIRGAGRAGGWMLMIEDRGDLGPERLQREIEKLVSAANVSPTNGGIDVNGERIPAQAPTPAGAPEADKKPNNLSATLRQLLEGGPAKRSPVVDGLTAVFRANVPQIFLDVDRDACLVKGLTLRDVFQTLQAYLGSLYVNDFNLFGRTWQVVVQAMPKYRDQKDDISRLHVRNDRGTMVPIGAVAQVKEINGPLILTRYNMYPAASINGSAVPGVSSGTAIAAMEKLAARELPQAMSFEWTELAYLEQLAGNTALYVFCFSIVMVFLVLAAQFESWSMPLAVILSVPLCMLSAVVGVRNSASLGVHNAGTDINIFTQVGLVVLVGLASKNAILIVQFAKLIHTQGHSIREATLEACRLRLRPIIMTSLAFILGVVPLLYAHGAGAEMRKSLGVAVFSGMLGVTLFGIVLTPVFFYSIDRAAESRLFASPWVRFVGGALLDVLTLRILWRPAWSLARRGAAAARPRRKPSKPQPLDED; encoded by the coding sequence GTGTTCACGCGCTTCTTCATCGATCGACCCATCTTCGCGTCGGTCATCTCGATCGTGATCACGCTCGCCGGCGGGCTGGCCCTGTACAGCCTGCCGGTGGCGATGTTCCCCCAGATCGCGCCGCCGACGGTGATGGTCACCTGCCAGTATCCGGGGGCCAACGCCCAGGTCGTCGCCGACACCGTCGCCGCGCCCATCGAACAGAAGGTCAACGGCGTCGACGAGATGATGTACATGTCGTCGCAGTCGACGAACGACGGCAACTACACCCTCACCGTCACGTTCAAGCAGGGGATCGACCTTAACCTGGCCCAGGTCCTCGTCCAAAACCGGGTCGCGCTGGCGACGCCGATGCTCCCCGACGTGATCAAGGCGACCGGCGTGACGGTTCGCAAACGCTCCCCGGACATCCTCCTGTCGATTGGCATTTACTCTCCCAACGGCCGGTACGACCAGCTCTATCTGAGCAATTACGCCCTGATGCACGTCCGCGAGGAGTTGGCGCGGGTTCCGGGGATCAGCGACGTCAACGTCCTGGGTACGCGCAACTACAGCATGCGGATCTGGCTCGACCCGGACAAACTCGCCATTCGCGGCCTCAACGCCGGCGACGTCGTGGCGGCCCTCCGTGAGCAGAACATGCAGGTCGCCGCGGGCTCGGTCGGACGCCTGCCGTCGGACTCCGGCCAGAGCACGCAGTTCACGATCGACACACTCGGCCGAATGAACGAGGTCGATCAGTTCGGCGCGGTCATCGTCCGTCGAACAGGCGACGGCCGGCTCGTACGCATCCGGGATCTCGGTGAGATTGAGATGGGGGCCCGCAGCCTCGACATCGACAGCGAGATCAACGGCATGCCTGTGGCCAACATGGCCATTTTCATGCTCCCGGACTCCAACGCGCTGGAGACCGCGGACGTCGTCCGAGCCAAGATCGAGGAGCTCAAGAAGGATTTCCCCGAGGGCGTGGACTACATGATCCGATACGACACGACCCCGTTCATCCGGGAGTCGATCCAGGAGGTCTTCAAGACCCTCCTGGACTCGGTCGTGCTGGTTGCTCTGGTCGTGCTCCTGTTCCTTCAGAACTGGCGGTCGGCGTTGATTCCGCTCGTCGCCGTTCCAGTCGGCATCGTCGGGACCTTCGCCGTCATGCTGGCCCTCGGTTTCAGCCTGAACAACTTGACGCTGTTCGGGCTAGTGCTGGCGATCGGCATCGTGGTCGACGACGCCATCGTCGTCGTCGAGTCGGTCGAGCATCACATCGAGCACGGCATGACGCCCCGAGCGGCGACGATCCAGGCGATGTCCGAGGTCTCGACGCCGGTGATCGCCGTCGGCCTGGTGCTGACGGCCGTGTTCGTCCCCTGTGCGTTCATTGCGGGAGTAACCGGGCAGTTCTTCCGACAGTTCGCCCTCACGATCGCCTCCTCGACGATCCTCTCCACGATCAACTCGCTGACGCTCAGCCCAGCCCTGGCCGCGATGCTCCTGAAGCCTCGCGAGAAGGGCGAGTATCAGGCGCTGCCGCGATTGGTCCTGGCGTGCCTCGGGGCCTGGCTGGGATATACGATCCTGGGGCCGCGACTGACGCCCTATCTGGAACGGGTTGAAGCGCAGGTTCAGTCGCGAGCCTCGGTGTTCGACGGAGCCCACGAGCTGATGAGCCGGCTCGGAGCCACTCCCGAGCAAACGGCCCTGATTCTGGGGGGGCTGATCGGCGCCGTGGTCCTCTGGCTCCTCTCTGGTGTGATCAATCGATTCCTGGGCGGTTTCTTCGCGATCTTCAATCGGGGCTTCGTCGCCACTGCCGGCCTGTATTCCCGCCTGGTCGGCGGCCTCTTGCGAGTCTTCCTGCTCGTCTTCGTCGTTTACGCCGGCCTGATGTTCTTGACGTACGACACGTTCATCAAGACGCCCCGCGGCTTCGTCCCATCGCAGGATATGGGCTACATGCTGGCGAACGTCCAGCTGCCGGACTCGGCCTCCCTGGAGCGAACGCGCACGGCGCTTCGTAAGATCGCCAAGATCGCTGGCAAGGAGCCGGGCGTGGCGTCGACCGTGGCGATCACCGGGCAGTCGCTGCTGCTGAGCGCTTTCGGATCGAACTTCGGAACGATGTTCATCACGCTCGACGAGTTCGGCAAACGCAAGTCCGATGACCTCTATTACGAGGCCATCATGAACAGGCTGCGAGGGAAGCTCTCGGCCGCCGTCCCGGAAGCCCAGGTCTCGATCTTTGGGCCTCCGCCGATTCGAGGCGCCGGCCGTGCAGGCGGCTGGATGCTTATGATTGAGGACCGCGGCGATCTCGGCCCCGAGCGACTCCAGCGCGAGATCGAGAAACTCGTGTCCGCCGCGAACGTCAGTCCGACGAACGGCGGAATCGACGTCAACGGTGAACGCATTCCCGCTCAGGCCCCGACGCCCGCCGGTGCGCCCGAGGCCGACAAGAAGCCGAACAACCTTTCGGCAACGCTCAGGCAACTGCTTGAGGGAGGGCCGGCGAAGCGGTCGCCGGTCGTCGATGGACTGACGGCCGTCTTTCGCGCCAACGTCCCGCAGATCTTCCTCGACGTCGACCGGGACGCCTGTCTGGTCAAGGGACTGACCCTGCGCGACGTCTTCCAGACGCTGCAGGCGTACCTGGGCTCGCTCTACGTCAACGACTTCAATCTCTTCGGCCGGACCTGGCAGGTCGTGGTCCAGGCCATGCCCAAGTATCGTGACCAGAAGGACGACATCAGTCGGCTCCATGTCCGCAACGACCGCGGGACCATGGTGCCGATCGGCGCGGTGGCCCAGGTCAAGGAGATCAACGGGCCGCTCATCCTCACCCGCTACAACATGTACCCGGCCGCTTCGATCAACGGCTCAGCCGTCCCCGGCGTCAGCTCGGGGACAGCCATCGCCGCGATGGAGAAGTTGGCCGCCCGTGAACTGCCGCAGGCGATGAGTTTTGAGTGGACCGAGTTGGCCTATCTGGAGCAGCTCGCCGGCAACACGGCGCTGTACGTCTTCTGTTTCTCGATCGTGATGGTCTTCCTCGTTCTGGCCGCCCAGTTCGAGAGTTGGTCGATGCCCCTGGCGGTGATTCTCTCGGTGCCGCTCTGCATGCTCAGCGCCGTGGTGGGCGTCCGCAACAGCGCCTCGCTGGGGGTTCACAACGCGGGGACGGACATCAACATTTTCACCCAGGTCGGACTGGTGGTGCTCGTCGGCCTGGCGAGCAAGAACGCGATCCTGATCGTCCAGTTCGCCAAGTTGATCCACACGCAAGGACATTCAATCCGCGAGGCGACTCTTGAAGCCTGCCGACTTCGACTACGTCCAATCATCATGACCTCGCTGGCCTTCATCCTGGGCGTGGTCCCCCTGCTCTACGCGCACGGCGCCGGGGCCGAGATGCGGAAGTCGCTGGGCGTCGCCGTGTTCAGCGGCATGCTCGGAGTCACGCTCTTCGGCATCGTCCTGACCCCCGTTTTCTTCTACTCCATCGACCGCGCCGCCGAGTCGCGCCTGTTCGCGTCGCCCTGGGTCCGATTCGTCGGCGGGGCGTTGCTCGACGTATTGACCCTCCGCATCCTCTGGCGACCTGCCTGGTCGCTGGCCAGACGCGGAGCGGCCGCCGCCCGCCCCCGCCGGAAGCCTTCCAAGCCGCAACCCCTGGACGAGGACTGA
- a CDS encoding TetR/AcrR family transcriptional regulator, whose translation MSVGPGERLTSRPSSKDAEARKEEILRTATELFAEHGFSDAMTQELADRLGVGKGTIYRYFPSKRELFLAAADRVMRKLAEQVSSSTAAIEDGLERIARGIEAFLTFFAERPEFVELLIQERAQFKDRTRPTYIEHRVVHGEKWRSLYGDLTTAGRLRELPPQQISDVIGNLIYGTMFTNYFAGSAKPVAEQARDILDVVFRGILSDAERKRLADADLLPPNVSLPSPARGPKHA comes from the coding sequence ATGAGCGTCGGCCCCGGAGAGAGATTGACGTCGCGGCCTTCCAGCAAGGACGCCGAGGCTCGTAAGGAGGAGATCCTCCGAACGGCCACGGAGTTGTTCGCCGAGCACGGTTTTTCGGACGCCATGACGCAGGAACTGGCGGATCGGCTGGGGGTGGGCAAGGGGACGATCTACCGTTATTTCCCAAGCAAGCGGGAATTGTTCCTGGCCGCCGCCGATCGAGTGATGCGGAAGCTTGCGGAGCAGGTGTCGTCGTCGACGGCGGCGATCGAGGACGGCCTGGAGCGGATCGCTCGGGGAATCGAGGCGTTCTTGACGTTCTTCGCCGAGCGGCCCGAATTCGTCGAGTTGCTGATCCAGGAACGGGCCCAGTTCAAGGACCGGACTCGCCCCACTTATATCGAGCACCGGGTGGTTCACGGCGAGAAATGGCGGAGTCTCTACGGTGACTTGACGACCGCCGGGCGGCTGCGAGAACTGCCGCCGCAACAGATCAGCGACGTGATCGGCAACCTGATCTACGGCACGATGTTCACCAATTACTTCGCAGGCTCCGCGAAACCAGTCGCCGAACAGGCGCGGGACATCCTGGACGTGGTCTTCCGGGGGATTCTCTCGGACGCCGAACGGAAGAGGCTCGCCGACGCCGACCTGCTTCCTCCGAACGTCAGTCTGCCGTCCCCCGCGAGAGGGCCGAAACATGCGTGA
- a CDS encoding DUF1501 domain-containing protein — protein sequence MAHAPDRIEDRLATRREMLCRSGIGFGTLALGAMLSEVGVLDASARAGDVAASPARTSPNPLLPKLAPGKATAKRVVHLFMNGGMSHVDTFDPKPILTKYHGKSIPSSLPTERKTGAALGSPYKFRKYGESGLEVSELFARTAEMADEMCVVRSMHADVPNHEPSLMLMNCGESRQARPSLGSWVLYGLGTENQNLPGFLVMCPDGYPIAESQNWQSAFLPGVFQGTYLDTRNTDVEKLIAHIRNHGVSPAGQRAQLDLLAELNREHLEKRKHEADLEARIQSFELAYRMQSEAADAFDVDREPQHVRDLYGPGVHARQLLATRRLLERGVRFVQLWHGAGQPWDSHDDLETAHRKLAQQCDQGIAAFLFDLKQRGMLDDTLVLCTGEFGRTPTVELPTPGANAGKMNGRDHNHYGFTAWMAGGGVKKGYIHGATDELGFQAVENKVHVHDLHATILHLLGFDHEKFTFHYAGRDFRLTDVHGRVVHEIVA from the coding sequence ATGGCGCACGCGCCCGACCGGATCGAGGACAGGCTGGCCACCCGCCGCGAGATGCTCTGCCGCTCGGGGATCGGCTTCGGCACGTTGGCCCTGGGGGCGATGCTGTCCGAGGTGGGCGTTCTCGACGCCTCCGCCCGAGCAGGCGACGTCGCGGCGAGCCCCGCCCGGACGTCTCCCAATCCGCTGCTGCCGAAGCTCGCGCCTGGTAAGGCGACCGCCAAGCGGGTCGTCCACTTGTTCATGAACGGCGGGATGTCGCACGTCGACACCTTCGACCCCAAGCCGATCCTGACGAAGTATCACGGCAAGTCGATTCCTTCATCGCTCCCCACGGAACGCAAGACCGGCGCGGCTCTGGGCTCCCCGTACAAGTTCAGGAAGTACGGCGAGAGCGGCCTGGAAGTCAGCGAGTTGTTCGCTCGCACCGCCGAGATGGCCGACGAGATGTGCGTCGTCCGCTCGATGCACGCCGACGTCCCCAACCATGAGCCGTCGTTGATGCTCATGAACTGTGGGGAGTCCCGCCAGGCCCGCCCGAGCCTGGGTTCGTGGGTCCTCTACGGTCTGGGGACCGAGAACCAGAACCTTCCCGGGTTCCTGGTCATGTGTCCGGACGGATACCCGATCGCCGAGTCCCAGAACTGGCAGTCAGCCTTCCTGCCGGGCGTCTTTCAGGGGACTTATCTCGACACCCGCAACACGGATGTCGAGAAACTCATCGCCCACATCCGCAACCACGGCGTCAGTCCGGCCGGCCAGCGGGCTCAACTCGATCTCCTGGCCGAGTTGAACCGCGAGCATCTGGAGAAGCGGAAGCACGAAGCCGATCTTGAGGCTCGCATCCAGTCCTTCGAGCTTGCCTACCGGATGCAGTCCGAGGCCGCCGACGCCTTCGACGTGGATCGCGAGCCGCAGCACGTCCGCGACCTCTACGGCCCGGGCGTCCACGCTCGACAACTGCTGGCGACCCGCCGGCTGCTGGAGCGAGGGGTGCGGTTCGTTCAACTCTGGCACGGTGCCGGCCAGCCCTGGGACAGCCACGACGACCTGGAGACGGCTCACCGCAAGCTCGCGCAACAGTGCGACCAGGGGATCGCCGCTTTTCTGTTCGACCTCAAACAGCGCGGGATGCTCGACGACACGCTCGTGCTCTGCACGGGCGAGTTCGGCCGAACGCCGACCGTGGAACTCCCGACCCCCGGCGCCAACGCCGGCAAGATGAACGGCCGCGACCACAACCACTACGGCTTCACCGCCTGGATGGCCGGCGGCGGAGTCAAGAAGGGCTACATCCACGGCGCGACCGACGAGCTGGGCTTCCAGGCCGTCGAGAACAAGGTTCACGTCCACGACCTGCACGCCACGATTCTTCACCTCCTCGGTTTCGACCACGAGAAGTTCACGTTCCACTACGCCGGCCGCGATTTCCGCCTGACCGATGTGCACGGCCGCGTCGTCCACGAGATCGTCGCCTGA
- a CDS encoding ACT domain-containing protein, protein MELVNEVTARLENKPGRLAKICSALAQEKVDLQAISVMETSNGASVLRLVASDVEAARRILTGLGAESTVAEVLAVQIENRTGALAGVLEKLAAEHINIEYAYISSSANQGKALAILHATNVKRAQQILRDSTPAAEKAAGRRPLHSR, encoded by the coding sequence ATGGAACTCGTCAACGAAGTCACCGCCCGCCTGGAAAATAAGCCCGGCCGGTTGGCGAAAATCTGCTCCGCCCTCGCCCAGGAGAAGGTGGATCTCCAGGCGATCAGCGTCATGGAGACCTCGAACGGCGCCAGCGTCCTGCGGCTGGTTGCGTCGGACGTCGAGGCCGCACGGCGGATTCTCACGGGGCTCGGCGCGGAGTCGACCGTCGCCGAGGTCCTGGCCGTCCAGATCGAGAACCGGACTGGGGCGTTGGCCGGGGTCCTCGAGAAACTGGCGGCGGAGCACATCAACATCGAGTACGCTTACATCTCGTCGTCAGCGAACCAAGGAAAGGCGCTGGCGATCCTCCATGCGACGAACGTGAAACGGGCTCAGCAGATTCTCCGGGATTCGACCCCCGCCGCCGAGAAGGCGGCTGGTCGTCGACCCCTCCACTCGCGCTGA
- a CDS encoding efflux RND transporter periplasmic adaptor subunit, protein MREDIAVGAIRMDRRNWLGMGLVMLAAAAPGCGSASSSTSPAAKPPDLVVFDRPITREVLDFESFPGRTEAIFSVEIRARVAGYLNDVFFQDGQLVEKDAVLFQIDARPFQAALDRTKATLEQAEAHAQRLNNEYQRAKVLYDRGLSISREEYDRYAFDHAEAVAAIGTARAAYDLAKLDLEFTRVTSPISGRLGRRLVDPGNLVKADETALTTIVSQDPIYVYFDVHEAAMLRIRRLLDEGRIKAENEHQVPVEIALADENEFEHKGLVDFTDNRVDLNTGTLRFRAKLENSKGLFTPGMFVRVKLPIGDPHPALMVREEALTSDQGQKKVYVLTRAMKEGKAAFFEDKAGKPLLDRAGAPIPKFTHTLVPLGRIGVLVDGWREVEQGLKPDDLVVVSGLQKLRKDSPVSARPFESDVDGAGSQPQPSKPTEAKPAEAKAAEAKPAATH, encoded by the coding sequence ATGCGTGAAGACATCGCGGTAGGAGCGATCCGAATGGACCGTCGCAACTGGCTGGGCATGGGTCTGGTGATGCTGGCTGCCGCCGCCCCCGGCTGCGGCAGTGCGTCGTCTTCAACGTCGCCGGCGGCCAAGCCGCCGGACCTCGTCGTCTTCGACCGGCCGATCACGCGCGAGGTGCTTGACTTCGAATCGTTCCCCGGCCGGACGGAGGCCATTTTCTCCGTCGAGATCCGAGCCCGGGTGGCAGGCTACCTGAACGACGTCTTCTTCCAGGACGGCCAGTTGGTCGAGAAGGACGCGGTCCTCTTCCAGATCGACGCCCGGCCGTTCCAGGCGGCCCTCGACCGAACGAAGGCGACGCTCGAACAGGCGGAAGCCCACGCCCAGCGGTTGAACAACGAGTATCAACGGGCCAAGGTCCTCTACGACCGGGGCCTCTCGATCAGCCGCGAAGAATACGACCGGTACGCCTTCGACCACGCCGAGGCCGTCGCGGCGATCGGCACGGCCCGGGCGGCTTACGACCTCGCGAAGTTGGACCTGGAGTTCACCCGCGTCACCTCGCCGATCAGCGGGAGGCTCGGCCGCCGGCTCGTCGACCCGGGCAACCTTGTGAAGGCGGACGAGACGGCCCTGACGACCATCGTCAGCCAGGACCCGATCTACGTTTACTTCGACGTCCACGAGGCGGCCATGTTGCGGATCCGCCGCCTGCTCGACGAGGGCCGAATCAAGGCCGAGAACGAGCATCAAGTTCCCGTTGAAATCGCCCTCGCCGACGAGAACGAGTTCGAGCACAAGGGGCTCGTCGACTTCACCGACAACCGCGTCGACCTCAACACGGGCACGCTCCGATTCCGAGCCAAGCTCGAGAACTCCAAGGGGTTGTTCACTCCGGGCATGTTCGTTCGGGTCAAGCTGCCGATCGGCGATCCCCACCCTGCGTTGATGGTCCGCGAGGAGGCTCTCACCTCCGACCAGGGCCAGAAGAAGGTCTACGTCCTCACGCGAGCCATGAAGGAAGGCAAGGCCGCCTTCTTCGAGGACAAGGCTGGCAAGCCGCTCCTCGACCGCGCTGGCGCGCCAATTCCGAAGTTCACCCACACGCTCGTCCCGCTCGGCCGGATCGGCGTCCTGGTCGACGGATGGCGCGAGGTGGAACAAGGCCTCAAGCCCGACGATCTCGTCGTCGTCAGCGGGCTCCAGAAGCTCCGCAAAGACTCACCCGTTTCGGCCCGCCCGTTCGAGTCCGACGTCGACGGGGCGGGCTCTCAACCCCAGCCGAGCAAACCGACCGAGGCGAAACCCGCCGAGGCCAAGGCCGCCGAGGCGAAGCCCGCCGCGACCCACTGA